In Vibrio japonicus, one DNA window encodes the following:
- a CDS encoding succinylglutamate desuccinylase/aspartoacylase family protein, translated as MHQAKGQERVVKAKRNSAFEFLGESISPGTRKMMELEAAKLYTHSPLSIPVEIVNGRYAGPVLMVNAAIHGDELNGVEIVRHLINTIDADRLKGTLIAVPIVNVFGFIHKSRYLPDRRDLNRCFPGSEKGSLASRMAHTFFDQVATRCNYILDLHTGAIHRTNLPQIRANLSNPESLRIAQAFATPVIIDSPLRDGSLRSEAEKLGIPVLTYEAGEALRFEPICINAGFLGVQRVMRAIGMLRASRKKLPSSVIAKSTSWMRAENDGILRTLVTLGDKVDKGQVLAYISAPLGHSEIELTAPKSGIVIGQQTLPLVNEGDAVFHLAYFREDDEEVEQAVGEFIEDVTDADREPLTTGQITTPSM; from the coding sequence ATGCATCAAGCCAAAGGACAAGAACGCGTGGTAAAGGCTAAACGCAATAGCGCATTCGAATTTCTCGGTGAGTCTATCTCACCGGGGACACGTAAAATGATGGAGCTGGAAGCAGCTAAACTTTATACCCATTCACCGCTTTCTATTCCGGTGGAGATCGTCAACGGCAGATACGCGGGCCCCGTTCTTATGGTTAACGCTGCGATCCATGGTGATGAGCTCAACGGGGTAGAAATTGTCCGTCATCTCATCAACACCATTGATGCTGATAGACTGAAAGGGACTTTAATTGCCGTGCCGATCGTCAACGTATTTGGATTTATTCATAAATCCCGGTACCTACCCGATCGCCGCGATTTAAACCGATGCTTCCCTGGCAGCGAAAAAGGTTCATTAGCATCCAGAATGGCACACACCTTTTTTGACCAGGTAGCCACACGTTGCAATTATATCTTGGACTTGCACACTGGCGCGATTCACCGTACCAACCTGCCACAGATCCGGGCAAATTTGAGTAACCCTGAATCGCTAAGGATTGCACAAGCATTTGCAACGCCAGTGATTATTGACTCACCACTGCGCGATGGTTCACTGCGCAGTGAAGCCGAAAAACTCGGTATACCGGTGTTAACTTATGAAGCAGGTGAAGCACTTCGCTTTGAACCTATCTGCATCAATGCAGGCTTTTTAGGTGTTCAGCGCGTAATGCGCGCAATTGGAATGCTAAGAGCAAGTCGTAAGAAGTTGCCTTCCTCTGTTATCGCGAAATCCACCAGCTGGATGCGAGCAGAGAACGATGGCATTTTACGTACGCTGGTGACGTTGGGCGACAAAGTGGATAAGGGTCAGGTGCTGGCTTACATCAGTGCCCCGCTCGGCCATAGTGAGATTGAGCTTACCGCACCCAAAAGCGGGATAGTTATCGGTCAGCAAACATTGCCTTTGGTCAATGAAGGGGATGCCGTGTTCCACTTAGCCTACTTTAGAGAAGATGACGAAGAAGTCGAACAAGCGGTAGGTGAGTTTATTGAAGATGTGACTGATGCTGATCGAGAGCCTCTAACAACCGGACAAATCACCACACCATCAATGTAA
- the frsA gene encoding esterase FrsA, translating into MSEEVSKNISETLFVKHKQARETSALIQYMPSSQTFLEEKREKEGYRWYRNLRRMQWAWQGLNPIEIEAVLAKIASSKHSRTQEQWLDTVMGYHSGNWTYEWIKLGMLHQKRSGELKGEEAADELFNASLCYSIAGYPHLKNDNLALQARVLANSAYDDAAKKTKYIVKRIEVPYQNKKIIAHLHLTNTDKPQPVVMVSAGLDSLQTDLWTLFKDHFAKKDIAMLTVDMPSIGHNTHWNLTEDTSCLHQAVLNELHNIPWVDHFRVGLIGFRFGGNAMVRLSFLEQDKIKACVSLGAPIHSVLSSPEKLKQMPQMYLDVLASRLGKSAVDIHSLASQLKAWSLKVQGILSSRKTKVPILAMSLEGDPVSPYSDNQLVAIFSDYGKAKKISSKTITKGYEQSLDLAIQWLEDELTR; encoded by the coding sequence ATGTCCGAAGAAGTGAGCAAAAATATCTCTGAGACTCTATTTGTTAAACACAAACAAGCAAGAGAAACTTCAGCTCTGATTCAATATATGCCGAGTAGTCAAACGTTTTTGGAAGAAAAGCGTGAGAAAGAAGGTTATCGATGGTATCGCAACCTGCGCCGAATGCAGTGGGCGTGGCAGGGGTTAAACCCCATTGAGATAGAGGCCGTTCTTGCTAAAATCGCGTCTTCCAAGCACTCCAGAACTCAGGAACAATGGCTGGACACAGTCATGGGATACCATAGCGGCAACTGGACGTACGAATGGATCAAGCTTGGCATGCTTCATCAAAAACGTTCGGGTGAACTAAAAGGAGAGGAAGCGGCGGATGAACTTTTTAATGCTTCCTTATGCTACAGCATTGCCGGTTATCCCCACCTGAAGAATGATAACTTAGCGCTACAGGCTAGGGTCCTTGCTAACAGTGCCTATGACGATGCGGCCAAAAAAACGAAGTACATTGTTAAGCGTATTGAAGTGCCTTATCAGAACAAAAAGATTATCGCGCATCTTCATTTAACGAACACAGATAAACCTCAACCAGTTGTGATGGTGAGTGCTGGGTTAGATAGCTTACAAACGGATCTTTGGACGTTATTTAAAGACCATTTCGCAAAAAAAGACATTGCGATGCTCACTGTCGACATGCCTTCTATTGGACATAATACTCATTGGAACCTCACAGAAGATACCTCATGTTTACACCAAGCGGTCCTCAACGAGCTTCACAATATTCCTTGGGTGGACCATTTTAGAGTAGGCTTAATTGGGTTTCGCTTTGGTGGTAATGCCATGGTGCGCTTGTCATTTTTGGAACAAGACAAAATTAAAGCTTGTGTTTCGTTAGGTGCACCTATTCATTCGGTACTTTCTTCACCTGAAAAGCTCAAGCAGATGCCTCAAATGTATTTAGATGTATTGGCCTCGCGTTTAGGCAAAAGTGCGGTCGACATTCATAGCTTAGCGAGTCAATTGAAGGCATGGTCGTTAAAGGTACAAGGCATTCTTTCTAGCCGGAAAACCAAAGTGCCAATCTTGGCGATGAGTTTAGAAGGGGATCCAGTTTCACCGTATAGTGATAACCAGCTCGTTGCAATTTTTAGTGACTATGGTAAGGCAAAAAAAATCAGTTCCAAAACGATTACAAAAGGATATGAGCAATCCCTCGATTTGGCTATTCAGTGGTTGGAGGACGAGCTAACCAGGTGA
- a CDS encoding ATP-dependent zinc protease family protein: MKEKLLVGWREALSLPNLGIRKINAKIDTGAKTSCLHAFKVEAFEKDETLWVRFWIHPIQRNSDVEVMCEAEVLDERVVRDSGGHEEMRYVIKTDLAIGGETWPIEITLTNRENMAFRMLLGRTAMHNRIIVDPVESFLVPFEESN; encoded by the coding sequence ATGAAAGAAAAACTATTAGTAGGTTGGCGTGAAGCTCTTAGCTTGCCAAATTTAGGTATTAGAAAAATTAACGCAAAAATCGATACCGGAGCCAAAACTTCTTGTTTACACGCATTCAAAGTAGAAGCCTTTGAGAAAGACGAAACTCTTTGGGTGAGATTCTGGATTCACCCGATTCAGCGTAACTCAGATGTAGAAGTTATGTGCGAAGCTGAAGTTCTCGATGAGCGTGTCGTACGCGACTCTGGTGGTCATGAAGAAATGCGTTATGTCATCAAAACTGACTTGGCGATTGGCGGTGAAACTTGGCCAATCGAAATAACGCTGACCAACCGAGAAAACATGGCTTTTCGTATGTTATTAGGCCGGACCGCGATGCACAATCGCATCATAGTGGATCCGGTCGAATCGTTTTTAGTCCCTTTCGAGGAAAGTAATTAA
- a CDS encoding NCS2 family permease, translated as MFEKLFKLSENGTNVKTEIIAGMTTFLTMAYIVFVNPAILADTGMDRGAVFVATCLAAAIGCFIMGFVANYPIAQAPGMGLNAFFTYSVVLGMGYTWQVALAAVFCSGLLFILLSVFKIREWIINSIPLSLRTGISAGIGLFLAFIALKNAGIVVDNPATLVSLGAITSVPAVLASVGFFMTIALVHRGVKGAVMIAILAVTGLGLLFGDVQWNGVMSTPPSIAPTFLQLDFSAVFEVGMISVVFAFLFVDLFDTAGTLVGVSQKAGLVGKDGKIPRLNKALLADSTATSVGALLGTSNTTSYIESVSGVSAGGRTGLTAVVVGILFLLALFFSPLAGMIPAYATSGALFYVAILMLSGLVSIDWRDLTEAAPVVVTCLLMPLTFSIAEGISFGFIAYAAIKLFSGKGRGVSLSVWIMSAIFIVKYIVA; from the coding sequence ATGTTCGAAAAACTATTTAAACTCAGTGAAAACGGCACGAACGTGAAAACTGAGATCATCGCAGGTATGACAACCTTTTTGACGATGGCCTACATTGTATTTGTGAACCCAGCGATTTTGGCTGATACAGGTATGGACCGTGGCGCTGTCTTTGTCGCGACATGTTTGGCAGCGGCCATTGGCTGTTTCATTATGGGTTTTGTCGCTAATTACCCTATTGCTCAAGCTCCAGGTATGGGGTTAAACGCATTCTTTACGTATTCGGTTGTACTTGGCATGGGCTACACATGGCAAGTTGCATTGGCAGCCGTATTTTGCTCGGGTCTTCTTTTTATTCTTCTGAGCGTGTTTAAAATTCGTGAATGGATCATAAACTCGATTCCGCTATCGTTACGTACGGGCATTTCTGCGGGCATCGGTCTGTTCCTTGCGTTTATTGCACTGAAAAATGCAGGTATTGTTGTCGATAACCCAGCGACGCTAGTTTCTTTAGGTGCCATAACATCGGTGCCTGCTGTGCTTGCATCGGTTGGTTTCTTTATGACAATTGCTCTTGTTCATCGCGGTGTTAAAGGTGCGGTGATGATTGCGATTCTTGCGGTTACAGGCCTTGGTCTTTTGTTTGGTGATGTGCAATGGAACGGCGTGATGTCAACGCCACCAAGCATTGCGCCGACTTTTCTTCAGTTAGATTTTTCTGCTGTCTTTGAAGTTGGCATGATCTCTGTTGTATTTGCCTTCTTGTTTGTCGATTTGTTCGATACCGCAGGTACGCTCGTTGGTGTGTCTCAAAAAGCGGGTCTAGTGGGCAAAGATGGCAAGATTCCTCGTCTTAATAAAGCGCTTCTGGCGGATTCGACAGCAACTTCAGTCGGTGCTCTTCTAGGCACATCGAATACAACATCGTATATCGAGAGTGTTTCTGGTGTTTCTGCTGGTGGCCGCACAGGTTTGACCGCAGTTGTAGTTGGTATTTTATTCTTACTTGCACTATTCTTCTCGCCATTAGCAGGAATGATTCCAGCATACGCGACCTCTGGTGCTCTATTTTACGTAGCTATTCTGATGCTTTCTGGCTTGGTAAGTATCGATTGGCGTGATTTAACAGAAGCGGCTCCGGTCGTAGTAACGTGTCTATTAATGCCACTGACGTTCTCTATCGCAGAAGGTATTTCTTTTGGATTTATTGCGTACGCTGCTATCAAACTGTTTAGTGGTAAAGGTCGCGGTGTATCTCTAAGTGTTTGGATTATGTCTGCTATCTTTATCGTTAAATACATCGTCGCTTAA
- the crl gene encoding sigma factor-binding protein Crl has product MSDLIKSPTHYRLLSSLRSIGPYLREPQCVDGSYLFDCLSVCVNDKKSPEKREFWGWWLELQKQGTCYQALYRTGLYDTTGDWLDEELPKNVVGDVNRTQEEFHNKLVETMKSEFDIQIELHEESVEFV; this is encoded by the coding sequence ATGTCTGACTTAATAAAAAGTCCAACCCATTATCGCTTGCTTTCCTCACTTCGCTCGATTGGTCCTTATTTACGTGAACCTCAATGTGTAGATGGGTCTTATCTTTTTGATTGTTTGTCTGTGTGTGTTAACGACAAAAAGTCACCGGAAAAGAGAGAGTTCTGGGGGTGGTGGTTAGAGCTTCAAAAACAAGGAACCTGTTATCAAGCTCTTTATCGAACTGGTCTATATGACACGACAGGGGATTGGCTGGACGAAGAGCTGCCGAAAAATGTCGTAGGTGATGTGAATCGAACTCAGGAAGAGTTTCATAATAAGCTGGTTGAAACTATGAAATCTGAGTTTGATATACAGATAGAATTACACGAAGAATCTGTTGAATTCGTCTGA
- a CDS encoding aminoacyl-histidine dipeptidase, whose amino-acid sequence MSEFHSEISNLSPAPLWQFFDKICSIPHPSKHEEALAQYIIEWAKEQGLEVRRDPTGNVFIKKPATQGMENKKGVVLQAHIDMVPQKNEDTEHDFAKDPIQPYIDGEWVTAKGTTLGADNGIGMASCLAVLASKDIKHGPIEVLLTIDEEAGMTGAFGLEAGWLEGDILLNTDSEQEGEVYMGCAGGIDGEMTFDIKREALPTGYVTRQLILKGLKGGHSGCDIHTGRGNANKLVARFLAGHAQELDLRLIEFRGGSLRNAIPREAFVTVAVPAENEAKLAELFEFYTNLLTQELGKIETNIVSFNKAIDTQDQVLAIADQQRFIAALNACPNGVVRMSDEIEGVVETSLNVGVITTEADKIRVLCLVRSLIDSGRNQVESMLTSVAELAGAKIVFSGAYPGWKPDADSEIMAIFRDMYEGIYGHKPNIMVIHAGLECGLFKEPYPNMDMVSFGPTIKFPHSPDEKVKIDTVSLYWDQMVALLEAIPEKA is encoded by the coding sequence GTGTCCGAATTCCATTCTGAAATCAGCAACTTATCCCCTGCCCCATTGTGGCAGTTCTTCGATAAGATCTGTTCTATCCCTCATCCTTCTAAGCATGAAGAAGCATTAGCTCAATACATTATCGAGTGGGCGAAAGAACAAGGCTTAGAAGTTCGTCGTGATCCAACAGGCAACGTTTTTATTAAAAAGCCTGCGACGCAAGGTATGGAAAACAAGAAAGGGGTCGTTCTTCAAGCTCACATCGATATGGTTCCGCAAAAGAACGAAGACACTGAGCATGACTTTGCCAAAGATCCTATCCAACCATACATCGATGGCGAATGGGTCACAGCGAAAGGCACAACACTCGGTGCGGACAACGGCATTGGTATGGCATCTTGCCTTGCTGTACTGGCATCAAAAGATATCAAGCATGGCCCGATTGAAGTTCTGCTCACTATTGATGAAGAAGCAGGCATGACTGGTGCATTTGGCCTTGAAGCTGGTTGGTTGGAAGGTGACATCCTTCTTAACACTGACTCAGAGCAAGAAGGCGAAGTATACATGGGCTGTGCGGGCGGTATTGATGGTGAAATGACATTCGACATCAAACGCGAAGCACTTCCAACAGGCTACGTGACGCGTCAGCTTATCCTAAAAGGCTTAAAAGGCGGCCACTCTGGTTGTGATATTCACACGGGTCGCGGCAACGCAAACAAACTGGTGGCGCGCTTTTTAGCTGGCCACGCGCAAGAACTCGACCTACGCCTAATTGAATTCCGTGGCGGCAGCTTACGTAACGCCATTCCTCGTGAAGCATTCGTTACTGTGGCGGTTCCAGCTGAAAACGAAGCTAAACTGGCAGAGTTGTTTGAGTTTTACACTAATCTGCTGACTCAAGAACTCGGTAAAATTGAGACAAACATCGTCTCATTCAACAAAGCAATTGATACACAAGATCAAGTACTGGCTATTGCCGATCAACAACGTTTCATTGCTGCTCTGAACGCTTGCCCTAACGGCGTGGTTCGCATGAGTGACGAAATCGAAGGCGTGGTAGAAACATCACTTAACGTTGGTGTTATCACGACAGAAGCAGACAAGATTCGAGTTTTATGTCTTGTTCGTTCACTGATTGACTCTGGCCGCAATCAAGTAGAAAGCATGCTGACTTCTGTTGCTGAACTTGCTGGTGCGAAGATTGTGTTCTCTGGTGCTTACCCTGGCTGGAAGCCTGATGCAGACTCAGAAATCATGGCTATCTTCCGTGATATGTATGAAGGCATTTACGGTCACAAGCCGAACATTATGGTGATTCATGCGGGCCTTGAATGTGGTTTGTTTAAAGAACCTTACCCAAATATGGATATGGTCTCTTTTGGCCCTACTATTAAGTTCCCACACTCTCCGGATGAGAAGGTAAAAATCGACACAGTTTCACTGTATTGGGATCAGATGGTAGCGCTACTCGAAGCAATTCCAGAAAAAGCATAA
- the rimK gene encoding 30S ribosomal protein S6--L-glutamate ligase gives MKIGILSRNSKLYSTRRLIEACKERGHEVKVIDALRCYMNINSDKPEIHFKGEELAGFDAIIPRIGASVTFYGTAVLRQFEMMHVYPVNESVAITRSRDKLRSMQLLSRKGIGMPITGFASKPDDVKDLLDMVGGAPVVIKLLEGTQGIGVVLAETRKAAESVIEAFLGLKANIMVQEYIKEAGGADIRCFVIGDRVIAAMKRQGAEGEFRSNLHRGGSASLVKITPQERRTAVEAAKIMGLNVAGVDLLRSERGPLVMEVNSSPGLEGIEHATGKDIAGMIVAFIEKNASSQRTRTRGKG, from the coding sequence ATGAAAATTGGTATTCTGTCTCGCAACTCTAAGCTGTATTCAACCCGTCGTCTGATTGAAGCGTGTAAAGAGCGCGGTCACGAAGTGAAAGTCATCGACGCCCTTCGCTGTTATATGAATATCAACTCGGATAAGCCTGAGATTCACTTTAAAGGTGAAGAGTTAGCAGGTTTTGATGCCATCATCCCACGTATCGGCGCATCGGTGACCTTCTATGGTACTGCGGTGCTTCGACAATTTGAGATGATGCACGTTTACCCGGTAAATGAATCTGTCGCTATTACGCGTTCTCGTGATAAATTACGCTCAATGCAACTGCTTTCACGCAAAGGGATTGGAATGCCGATCACAGGCTTTGCAAGTAAGCCAGATGACGTTAAAGACTTACTTGACATGGTAGGTGGCGCACCAGTTGTTATTAAGCTACTGGAAGGTACACAAGGCATTGGTGTGGTTCTAGCGGAAACGCGCAAAGCAGCTGAAAGTGTTATCGAAGCATTCCTAGGGCTAAAAGCCAACATCATGGTGCAAGAGTACATTAAAGAAGCGGGCGGTGCGGACATCCGCTGCTTTGTGATTGGCGACCGCGTAATTGCAGCTATGAAGCGCCAAGGTGCAGAAGGTGAATTCCGTTCCAACCTGCACAGAGGCGGAAGCGCGTCTTTGGTGAAAATCACACCTCAAGAGCGCAGAACAGCCGTAGAAGCGGCAAAAATAATGGGATTAAATGTGGCTGGGGTTGACCTCCTTCGTTCTGAGCGTGGACCACTAGTCATGGAAGTAAACTCATCTCCAGGTCTGGAAGGCATTGAACATGCAACCGGAAAAGACATTGCAGGGATGATCGTCGCATTTATTGAGAAAAATGCATCAAGCCAAAGGACAAGAACGCGTGGTAAAGGCTAA
- the proB gene encoding glutamate 5-kinase: MNQECGQILQPKTVVVKLGTSVLTGGTLALDRAHMVELARQCAELKKLGHSVVMVSSGAIAAGREHLGYPALPNSMASKQLLAAVGQSQLIQTWEALFGIYGIKIGQMLLTRADLEDRERFLNARDTINALVENDIIPIVNENDAVATSEIKVGDNDNLSALVGILCGADKLLLLTDQKGLFTADPRKDPDAELIKEVKTIDDTLRKIAGGSGTTLGTGGMATKLQAADIARRAGIEVIIAAGSAPNVIFDSLGDEPHGTRFLPCEEALENRKRWILAGPATSGDIVIDEGAVNAVFGKGSSLLAKGVTKVSGEFERGDVVRVTDVNGKLVARGISSYSSKDMAKIIGKHSKDILGILGYDYGNEVLHRDDMVVIQE, from the coding sequence ATGAATCAAGAATGCGGACAAATACTACAACCTAAAACGGTGGTAGTTAAACTAGGTACCAGTGTTTTGACTGGTGGTACGTTGGCGTTAGACCGTGCTCATATGGTCGAATTAGCGCGTCAGTGTGCAGAGCTAAAAAAACTAGGCCATTCAGTGGTCATGGTATCGTCGGGCGCCATTGCTGCCGGACGTGAGCACCTAGGTTACCCCGCACTCCCCAACTCGATGGCGAGCAAACAGTTGCTTGCAGCCGTGGGTCAGAGCCAATTGATTCAAACTTGGGAAGCCTTGTTTGGCATCTACGGCATTAAGATCGGTCAGATGCTGTTGACCCGTGCAGATCTAGAAGATCGAGAGCGTTTTCTCAACGCGCGTGACACTATCAATGCGTTGGTCGAAAACGACATCATCCCAATTGTAAACGAAAATGATGCGGTAGCGACTAGCGAGATTAAAGTTGGTGATAACGACAACTTATCTGCGCTAGTGGGTATTTTGTGTGGCGCAGACAAGTTATTGCTACTGACCGACCAAAAAGGCCTGTTTACCGCCGATCCACGTAAAGACCCAGATGCGGAACTGATTAAAGAAGTCAAAACCATCGACGATACGCTACGTAAAATTGCCGGCGGCAGCGGCACGACGTTAGGTACGGGTGGTATGGCAACTAAGCTTCAAGCAGCAGATATTGCACGTCGCGCTGGTATTGAGGTGATTATTGCCGCTGGCAGTGCGCCGAACGTGATTTTTGACTCGCTCGGTGATGAGCCACACGGAACTCGTTTCTTACCGTGTGAAGAAGCACTAGAAAACCGTAAGCGCTGGATTCTTGCTGGGCCAGCAACGTCCGGTGATATCGTTATTGACGAAGGTGCTGTCAACGCTGTGTTTGGCAAAGGAAGCAGTTTATTGGCAAAAGGGGTGACAAAGGTCAGTGGCGAGTTCGAGCGTGGTGACGTAGTCAGAGTGACTGACGTAAACGGTAAGCTCGTTGCTCGTGGTATCTCTAGTTACTCGAGCAAAGACATGGCCAAAATCATTGGCAAACACAGCAAAGATATTTTAGGAATCTTAGGTTATGACTATGGGAACGAAGTTCTTCATCGTGACGATATGGTTGTAATCCAAGAGTAA
- the tet(34) gene encoding oxytetracycline resistance phosphoribosyltransferase domain-containing protein Tet(34), with product MSKKFVITWDQMHAYCRELAAKQMPAEQWKGIWAVSRGGLVPGAILARELGIRYVDTICISSYDHDHQRDMSVLKAPEGDGEGYLIVEDLVDSGDTARQLRDMYPKAKLIAVCAKPSGAALLDDYVVDIAQETWIEQPWDMAIQYIEPINRKQK from the coding sequence ATGAGCAAGAAATTCGTCATTACTTGGGACCAAATGCATGCATACTGCCGTGAGTTAGCAGCAAAACAGATGCCAGCAGAACAATGGAAAGGTATTTGGGCAGTAAGCCGAGGTGGTTTAGTTCCTGGTGCAATCCTAGCGCGTGAATTAGGTATTCGCTATGTAGATACCATCTGTATTTCTAGCTATGACCATGATCACCAACGTGATATGAGCGTTCTAAAAGCGCCAGAAGGCGATGGTGAAGGTTACCTTATTGTTGAAGATTTGGTCGATAGTGGTGATACGGCTCGTCAGCTACGTGATATGTATCCTAAAGCGAAATTGATCGCAGTATGTGCGAAACCATCAGGTGCTGCGTTGCTTGATGACTATGTTGTGGATATTGCTCAAGAAACTTGGATTGAACAGCCGTGGGATATGGCTATTCAGTACATTGAGCCTATCAATCGCAAGCAAAAATAA
- a CDS encoding glutamate-5-semialdehyde dehydrogenase, translating to MELNFMGKAAKDAAFQLATASTAQKNKALAIIADELEANAADILAANKKDIDLGREAGLTDALLDRLLLNEARLNGIANDVRNVISLNDPVGREIDSKVLENGMSLSRRRVPLGVVGVIYEARPNVTIDIAALCLKTGNASILRGGKETFFSNMELVKVIQSALAKADLPAAAVQYIEKPDRELVSQLLKLDEYVDMIIPRGGAGLHKMCKENSTIPVIIGGFGISHIFVDESANLDKSLDVVENSKVQRPSACNSLDTLLVHEKVAAEFLPKLAERMNDKVTFVAEAKAKSLMSNAKEIRDAVDGDFDTEWLSYTLGVKVVADVKEAIDHMRVHNASHSDAIMTNSLENSELFINSVGSAAVYVNAATRFTDGAQFGLGAEVAVSTQKLHARGPMGLEELTSYKWVGKANYLSRS from the coding sequence GTGGAATTGAATTTTATGGGTAAAGCTGCCAAAGACGCGGCTTTCCAACTTGCAACAGCTTCAACAGCACAAAAAAACAAAGCGTTGGCGATCATTGCCGATGAATTAGAAGCAAACGCGGCTGACATATTAGCGGCTAACAAGAAAGATATTGATTTGGGTCGTGAAGCGGGTTTAACCGACGCTTTACTTGACCGTTTATTGCTTAACGAAGCGCGTTTAAATGGCATCGCTAACGATGTACGTAATGTGATCAGCCTGAATGACCCTGTCGGTAGAGAAATTGACAGCAAGGTTCTGGAAAACGGCATGTCTTTGTCTCGTCGTCGCGTACCACTTGGTGTGGTGGGCGTGATTTACGAAGCGCGTCCAAATGTGACTATTGATATCGCGGCACTGTGTCTAAAGACGGGTAACGCAAGCATCCTGCGTGGCGGTAAAGAAACTTTCTTCTCTAACATGGAGTTGGTGAAAGTTATTCAATCGGCACTTGCAAAAGCGGATTTACCTGCTGCGGCTGTTCAGTACATAGAGAAACCGGATCGTGAGTTGGTATCACAACTGCTAAAGCTCGATGAGTATGTTGATATGATCATTCCACGAGGCGGTGCTGGCTTACACAAAATGTGTAAAGAAAACAGCACTATCCCAGTGATTATTGGTGGTTTCGGTATCAGCCATATTTTTGTGGATGAAAGCGCAAACCTTGATAAATCACTGGATGTGGTGGAAAACTCAAAAGTTCAACGTCCTTCGGCGTGTAATTCACTCGATACTTTGCTTGTGCATGAAAAAGTCGCGGCTGAATTTTTGCCGAAACTGGCTGAGCGCATGAATGACAAAGTCACCTTTGTTGCTGAAGCAAAAGCGAAGTCTCTGATGAGTAATGCTAAAGAGATACGCGACGCAGTTGATGGTGATTTTGATACCGAATGGTTGAGCTACACATTGGGCGTTAAAGTTGTCGCAGATGTGAAAGAGGCGATTGACCATATGCGAGTTCACAATGCCAGCCATTCCGATGCCATCATGACAAACAGCTTAGAAAACTCTGAATTGTTTATTAACTCGGTAGGTTCGGCGGCAGTCTACGTGAACGCTGCGACCCGTTTTACTGACGGCGCACAATTTGGTTTAGGTGCGGAAGTGGCGGTATCAACACAAAAACTGCATGCACGCGGCCCGATGGGGCTGGAAGAGCTAACCAGTTACAAATGGGTTGGTAAGGCGAATTACTTATCGCGTAGTTAA
- the nrdR gene encoding transcriptional regulator NrdR: protein MHCPFCSENDTKVIDSRLVADGHQVRRRRQCLACNERFTTFETAELVMPKVIKSNGNREPFNEDKMVGGLQRALEKRPVSADAVELAISMIKSQLRATGEREVPSEMIGNLVMDQLKELDKVAYIRFASVYRSFEDIREFGEEIAKLED from the coding sequence ATGCATTGTCCTTTTTGTTCAGAAAATGATACTAAGGTAATTGACTCCCGTTTGGTTGCTGATGGTCATCAGGTTCGTCGTCGTAGGCAGTGTCTGGCGTGCAACGAACGTTTTACCACGTTTGAAACCGCAGAGTTAGTGATGCCTAAAGTGATAAAATCCAACGGTAACCGTGAACCATTTAATGAAGATAAAATGGTGGGCGGTCTGCAAAGAGCGTTGGAAAAGCGTCCTGTCAGTGCCGACGCGGTAGAGTTAGCGATCAGCATGATTAAATCTCAGCTACGAGCAACGGGTGAGCGAGAAGTGCCGAGTGAAATGATCGGTAACTTGGTGATGGATCAGCTTAAAGAGTTGGATAAAGTCGCCTATATCCGTTTTGCATCGGTTTATCGCAGCTTTGAAGATATTCGAGAGTTTGGCGAAGAAATCGCGAAACTAGAAGATTAA